A stretch of Salvelinus alpinus chromosome 4, SLU_Salpinus.1, whole genome shotgun sequence DNA encodes these proteins:
- the LOC139574026 gene encoding transcription initiation factor TFIID subunit 12-like, whose translation MTQYQPQSNHSNFFTVKAEASSTPPLATSMANSNAAAAPGKVMGTPGPAGRISPEGSQVLSKKKLQDLVREIDPNEQLDEDVEEMLLQIADDFIDSVVTAACQLARHRKSNTLEVKDVQLHLERQWNMWIPGYGSDEIRPYKKACTTEAHKQRMALIRKTTKK comes from the exons ATGACCCAGTACCAACCACAGTCCAACCACTCCAACTTCTTCACCGTGAAAGCCGAGGCCTCCTCAACACCACCTCTCGCCACCAGCATGGCCAATAGCAACGCCGCCGCCGCCCCAGGGAAGGTGATGGGCACACCTGGCCCTGCCGGCAGAATCAGCCCAGAAGGAAGTCAG GTGTTGAGTAAAAAGAAGCTGCAGGACCTCGTAAGAGAGATTGACCCCAATGAGCAGCTCGATGAGGATGTGGAGGAG aTGCTGCTGCAGATTGCAGATGACTTCATTGACAGTGTGGTGACAGCTGCCTGTCAGCTGGCCCGCCATCGCAAATCCAACACCTTAGAAGTGAAGGACGTCCAGCTACACCTGG AGCGCCAATGGAACATGTGGATTCCTGGCTATGGTTCAGATGAGATTCGGCCGTATAAGAAGGCTTGTACCACAGAGGCCCACAAACAG AGAATGGCATTGATCCGCAAAACAACCAAAAAGTAG